A DNA window from Thalassospiraceae bacterium LMO-JJ14 contains the following coding sequences:
- a CDS encoding PAS domain-containing protein, whose product MHILAAELKDLPSGLRDVLEYWDELRCARMAPAWSEVELVRFPARLLPTTMIVDVHEPLEDSVFRYWGSRLTEIHGEDMTARCPYDLQPYEFGQQLLADHGAVVEKKRPLAWHYSFLAAGGYMHSHSVLRLPLSNDDWNIHHIIVVVDFSREALELMHRKQETYVEIVAGN is encoded by the coding sequence ATGCACATCTTAGCCGCCGAGCTGAAAGATCTGCCTTCAGGGTTGCGGGACGTCCTTGAGTACTGGGACGAATTGCGGTGTGCGCGCATGGCGCCGGCGTGGTCGGAAGTGGAACTCGTCCGCTTTCCGGCCAGACTTTTGCCGACGACGATGATTGTTGACGTTCACGAACCGCTCGAAGACAGCGTATTCCGTTACTGGGGTAGCAGGCTGACCGAAATACACGGCGAAGACATGACGGCCCGGTGTCCCTACGATCTGCAGCCGTATGAATTCGGGCAGCAGCTTCTGGCAGATCATGGCGCCGTGGTTGAGAAGAAGCGCCCCCTGGCCTGGCATTATTCTTTCCTCGCCGCAGGCGGGTACATGCATTCGCACTCGGTACTGCGTCTGCCGCTCAGCAATGATGACTGGAATATCCATCATATTATCGTCGTCGTCGATTTCTCGCGCGAGGCGCTGGAACTGATGCACCGTAAGCAGGAAACCTACGTCGAGATCGTTGCCGGAAACTAA
- a CDS encoding sulfite exporter TauE/SafE family protein, whose translation MGPEIAIILSGAFLAAFVSGAAGFGDALVAAAIWLQFFAPAETVPLIVACFFAMHIVMLLLMHKRLDFVHLWPFVIGGAIGVPIGTQLLKIIDPTTFKLAAGAGLMIYGVVMLMLSNLPVIRAGGRLLNGLVGWIGGVLGGFAGLSGFIPAIWCTQRGWTREQSRGVTQPYILTMHGMALAWLAMGGLVTPTTATRFAIAVPAIALGAWVGVKVYGHFNDKRFRQCVLIMLIGAGVLLLLNPGGR comes from the coding sequence ATGGGACCTGAGATCGCCATCATCCTGAGCGGCGCCTTTCTGGCAGCCTTTGTCTCCGGCGCCGCCGGGTTCGGCGACGCGCTGGTCGCGGCCGCCATCTGGCTGCAGTTCTTCGCCCCCGCCGAAACCGTGCCGCTGATCGTCGCCTGTTTCTTCGCCATGCATATCGTCATGTTGCTGTTGATGCACAAACGTCTCGACTTCGTGCATCTGTGGCCGTTCGTGATCGGCGGCGCCATCGGTGTGCCGATCGGCACGCAACTGTTGAAGATCATAGATCCCACCACCTTCAAACTGGCCGCCGGCGCCGGACTCATGATTTACGGCGTTGTCATGCTGATGCTTTCGAACCTGCCCGTGATCCGCGCCGGCGGGCGGCTGCTCAACGGTCTTGTCGGCTGGATCGGCGGCGTGCTCGGCGGCTTTGCCGGACTGTCGGGGTTCATTCCCGCGATCTGGTGCACGCAACGCGGCTGGACACGCGAACAATCGCGAGGCGTCACGCAACCCTATATCCTGACCATGCACGGTATGGCGCTGGCATGGCTGGCCATGGGCGGTCTGGTCACGCCGACGACGGCCACACGCTTTGCCATCGCCGTCCCGGCGATTGCGCTGGGGGCATGGGTCGGCGTCAAGGTGTACGGCCATTTCAATGACAAACGTTTCCGCCAATGTGTGCTGATCATGCTGATCGGCGCCGGTGTGCTGTTACTTCTCAATCCGGGAGGACGCTGA
- a CDS encoding sulfite exporter TauE/SafE family protein: MFGLPPDIVAWLALSIFAGGLAKGISGVALPIVALSIALNFVEPRVGLALVSLPIVVTNIWQTFGGGDFIRPLKRFWPVALMLVIGLYIGSELINVFEAPVLFAVMGITAIVFTVSQFYKPDAPPLHPRTEKILGPFVGIVSGLMGGMTSVWGPPIMMFLFMLKMDKDMWVRSITGLYLLGGIPLMLFYLQNGVLGGDMLWLSVAACIPGMAGIVIGERLRRYIDEALFRRLLLLTIFVFGLNMIRRALMGM; this comes from the coding sequence GTGTTTGGCCTGCCGCCTGATATTGTCGCCTGGCTTGCTTTGTCGATCTTTGCCGGCGGTCTCGCCAAGGGCATAAGCGGTGTCGCGCTGCCGATCGTGGCGCTGTCGATCGCGTTGAACTTCGTCGAGCCGCGCGTCGGTCTGGCACTGGTATCGCTGCCGATCGTCGTCACGAACATCTGGCAGACATTCGGCGGCGGTGATTTCATCAGGCCGCTGAAACGGTTCTGGCCGGTCGCTCTGATGCTGGTGATCGGCCTTTATATCGGCTCGGAGCTGATCAACGTGTTCGAAGCGCCGGTGCTGTTTGCGGTCATGGGCATCACGGCAATCGTGTTCACGGTTTCGCAATTCTATAAACCGGATGCCCCGCCGCTCCATCCGCGAACGGAAAAGATTCTAGGCCCCTTCGTCGGGATCGTCTCCGGCCTCATGGGCGGTATGACCAGCGTCTGGGGCCCGCCGATCATGATGTTCCTGTTCATGCTCAAGATGGACAAGGACATGTGGGTGCGCTCCATCACCGGGCTGTATTTGCTGGGCGGGATTCCGCTGATGCTGTTTTATCTGCAGAACGGTGTCCTTGGCGGGGATATGCTGTGGCTGTCGGTGGCTGCCTGCATCCCGGGCATGGCCGGTATCGTGATCGGCGAACGGTTGCGCCGCTACATCGACGAGGCGCTGTTTCGCAGGCTCCTGCTGCTGACGATCTTCGTGTTCGGCCTGAACATGATCCGGCGGGCCCTGATGGGGATGTAA
- a CDS encoding succinate dehydrogenase/fumarate reductase iron-sulfur subunit yields MSNNIKVSVWRGAKDGEYQTFEVPRQPSQTVLDVITYIQRNIDPTLSYRFACRVGVCGSCAMTVNGRPRWTCRTHVDKVASDGTLEVAPLRNLEVVKDLACDMTDFFDKMNRAEGKFHPTKTRHDDFAFIDPNDKKRKQAAAGIECIGCGVCYAACDIVDWNKDYLGPAALNRAWTLVNDERDGGNEIRLAAVSGDAGCHACHSQQGCVEHCPKHLSPTHAITGLKRETAKAVLKGLLGGDD; encoded by the coding sequence ATGAGCAACAACATCAAAGTATCGGTCTGGCGCGGCGCCAAGGACGGGGAATATCAGACCTTCGAGGTCCCCCGCCAGCCGTCGCAGACGGTCCTCGACGTCATTACCTACATCCAGCGCAACATCGATCCGACGCTGAGTTACCGTTTCGCCTGCCGGGTCGGCGTCTGCGGGTCGTGCGCCATGACCGTCAACGGCCGCCCGCGCTGGACCTGCCGCACCCATGTCGACAAGGTCGCCAGCGACGGCACGCTGGAAGTCGCGCCGCTCAGGAATCTTGAGGTCGTGAAAGACCTCGCCTGCGACATGACCGATTTCTTCGACAAGATGAACCGGGCCGAAGGCAAGTTCCATCCGACCAAGACGCGGCATGACGACTTCGCTTTCATCGACCCGAACGACAAGAAGCGCAAACAGGCTGCCGCCGGGATCGAATGCATCGGCTGCGGCGTCTGTTACGCGGCCTGCGATATCGTCGACTGGAACAAGGATTATCTCGGTCCGGCCGCGCTCAACCGCGCCTGGACGCTGGTCAACGACGAACGCGACGGCGGCAATGAAATACGCCTCGCTGCGGTATCCGGCGATGCCGGTTGCCATGCCTGTCATTCGCAGCAAGGCTGCGTCGAGCACTGTCCGAAACACCTGAGCCCGACGCACGCGATCACCGGGCTCAAGCGCGAAACCGCCAAGGCCGTGCTTAAGGGTCTGCTGGGCGGCGACGACTGA
- the glmS gene encoding methylaspartate mutase subunit S — MTLTPEQRAGITLITGVIGADTHIVGNRILSMALEKEGFKVVALGALTPSEDFIKAAVETDADAILVSSLYGQGELDCRGFRDMCIEAGLGDILLYVGGNLVVGKQAWDDVEQRYIDMGFDRAFPPGTRTPDVVAMLDEDMKDKVEGAAA; from the coding sequence ATGACCCTGACACCCGAACAACGCGCGGGGATCACACTGATCACCGGTGTCATCGGCGCTGACACGCATATCGTCGGCAACCGTATTCTGTCGATGGCGCTGGAAAAGGAAGGCTTCAAGGTCGTGGCGCTCGGCGCCCTGACGCCGTCCGAGGATTTCATCAAGGCCGCCGTCGAGACCGATGCCGACGCCATTCTGGTGTCATCGCTGTACGGTCAGGGGGAACTGGACTGCCGCGGCTTTCGCGACATGTGCATAGAGGCCGGACTCGGCGATATTCTGCTGTATGTCGGCGGCAATCTGGTTGTCGGCAAACAGGCATGGGATGACGTCGAGCAACGCTATATCGACATGGGCTTCGACCGTGCCTTCCCGCCCGGCACACGCACGCCGGATGTCGTCGCCATGCTGGATGAAGACATGAAAGACAAGGTGGAAGGCGCTGCCGCATGA
- the glmL gene encoding methylaspartate mutase accessory protein GlmL yields the protein MTAESALLIDFGSTYTKLRAIDLEAGTILGAGQGPSTVTSDVNIGLDAALADLERTLGTLPDFTHRLASSSAAGGLAMITVGLVKELTAEAARLAALGAGAKLIGAHAYKLTEKDAAGIARQRPDILLLAGGTDGGNEETIRWNADRLAQAGLECPVIIAGNRVACDDVAETLSAAGIDARISGNVMPEFNVLDVEPARAAIRDVFIERIVHAKGIDKAEARFDAVLMPTPAAVMEGARLLCDGTATEPGWGPLIVVDVGGATTDIHSISDGAATEGGVIQYGLPEPYAKRTVEGDLGMRHNARSIVESLGMDAFARDFGFSNDDIETFLGAIEADVERLPETAAERDFDTALARTAVARAMKRHAGRIEIKQSVSGPVAVQYGKDLTKIETVIGTGGVLVHGAAPEEILRAVLFDADAPHALRPKNPRLLIDETYALYAVGLLAGVAPDAALRFAHNNIDATQTPRKDEIHGRSPAA from the coding sequence ATGACGGCTGAAAGCGCTCTTCTGATCGATTTCGGCAGCACCTATACCAAGCTGCGCGCCATCGACCTCGAGGCCGGCACGATCCTCGGCGCCGGACAGGGGCCGTCGACCGTCACCAGTGACGTCAACATCGGCCTCGACGCGGCGCTGGCCGATCTTGAACGTACACTGGGGACGCTGCCCGACTTCACGCACCGCCTCGCATCTTCCAGTGCCGCCGGCGGTCTCGCCATGATCACCGTCGGACTGGTCAAGGAACTGACGGCCGAAGCGGCCCGCCTGGCGGCGCTCGGCGCCGGGGCCAAACTGATCGGTGCACATGCCTACAAGCTGACGGAAAAGGATGCCGCGGGGATTGCCCGGCAACGGCCGGATATTCTTCTGCTGGCGGGCGGCACCGATGGCGGCAACGAGGAAACCATCCGCTGGAATGCGGACAGGCTGGCGCAAGCCGGACTTGAATGCCCGGTCATCATCGCCGGCAACCGGGTGGCCTGCGACGATGTCGCGGAAACGCTCTCGGCCGCCGGGATCGATGCCCGCATCTCGGGCAACGTCATGCCGGAATTCAATGTGCTGGACGTGGAACCGGCGCGCGCCGCGATCCGCGACGTCTTCATCGAACGCATCGTCCACGCCAAGGGCATCGACAAGGCCGAAGCCCGCTTCGATGCGGTGCTGATGCCGACCCCCGCCGCCGTCATGGAAGGTGCCAGGCTGCTTTGCGACGGCACCGCCACCGAACCCGGCTGGGGGCCGTTGATCGTCGTCGATGTCGGCGGCGCCACCACCGACATCCACTCGATTTCCGACGGCGCGGCGACGGAAGGCGGCGTCATTCAGTACGGCCTGCCGGAGCCTTACGCCAAGCGAACGGTCGAGGGCGATCTCGGCATGCGGCACAATGCGCGCAGCATCGTCGAGTCGCTCGGCATGGACGCCTTCGCCCGGGACTTCGGATTCAGCAACGATGACATCGAGACCTTTCTGGGCGCGATCGAGGCCGATGTCGAACGTCTGCCGGAAACCGCAGCGGAACGGGATTTCGATACCGCGCTGGCCCGCACCGCCGTCGCCCGCGCCATGAAACGCCACGCTGGACGGATTGAAATCAAGCAGTCGGTCAGCGGCCCGGTCGCGGTGCAATACGGCAAGGACCTGACGAAGATCGAAACCGTGATCGGCACCGGCGGCGTGCTGGTGCACGGCGCGGCACCGGAAGAAATCCTGCGTGCGGTGCTTTTCGACGCCGACGCGCCGCACGCACTGCGCCCCAAGAACCCGCGCCTGCTGATCGACGAAACCTATGCGCTTTATGCCGTCGGCCTGCTGGCCGGCGTCGCCCCGGACGCCGCGCTGCGTTTCGCGCACAACAACATCGACGCCACGCAGACCCCTCGGAAGGATGAAATCCATGGCCGCTCTCCCGCAGCTTGA
- a CDS encoding succinate dehydrogenase has product MSSARVETKLWIWQRASAAVLALCVLVHLGMIIYAVQDGLSAAEIISRVSGNVLWFVFYALFIIAVAVHAPIGVRTILNEMTDLSQKTTHLVMAVLCLVILVMGFRAVIGLYQAGAGI; this is encoded by the coding sequence ATGTCCAGCGCCCGCGTCGAAACCAAGCTCTGGATATGGCAGCGCGCGAGTGCCGCGGTGCTGGCGCTTTGTGTCCTCGTGCATCTGGGCATGATCATCTATGCCGTGCAGGACGGGTTGAGCGCCGCCGAGATTATCTCCCGCGTTTCGGGTAACGTGCTCTGGTTTGTCTTCTACGCCCTGTTCATTATCGCCGTCGCGGTGCACGCGCCGATCGGCGTGCGCACGATCCTCAACGAGATGACGGACCTCAGCCAGAAAACCACACATCTGGTCATGGCCGTTCTGTGCCTCGTCATCCTGGTCATGGGCTTTCGCGCCGTGATCGGCCTGTATCAGGCGGGGGCGGGTATATGA
- a CDS encoding mandelate racemase/muconate lactonizing enzyme family protein, whose translation MSSERIAAIRLERLELPLTVPYKLAFGPVTAFDTVIAEVINDDGRSGFGEATILTGYTPETIAGCWQSMQRIAKEMIAQPLPAAKAAALAHHHDAPFTVTALATAVEMLEGHPVLSPGNGIDVPLLAILSAMDEAGIEAEVAAHAAAGYKTIKVKIGWELEDDLKRTAFIQSCLPPGVTIRIDGNQGYSKEDGVAFASRVDPANVELLEQPCHMDDWDASAAIARATNVPFMLDESIYGEREIERAAKLGGVSYVKLKLMKAGSIDNLMAQLQMIRDFGMKPVLGNGVAADLGCWMECCVAHRMINNAGEMNGFLKPVHPLFSKPLRVENGAVRLPSGMPVFRAHEEAVKDSAMLGQL comes from the coding sequence ATGTCATCCGAACGTATCGCCGCTATTCGTCTTGAGCGTCTCGAACTGCCGCTCACGGTTCCCTACAAGCTCGCCTTCGGGCCGGTCACCGCGTTCGACACGGTGATCGCCGAGGTCATCAATGATGACGGCAGGTCGGGTTTCGGCGAGGCGACGATCCTCACCGGGTACACCCCGGAAACCATTGCCGGCTGCTGGCAGTCGATGCAGCGGATCGCAAAGGAGATGATCGCTCAGCCCCTGCCGGCAGCAAAGGCTGCGGCGCTCGCGCATCATCATGACGCGCCTTTCACGGTGACGGCGCTGGCGACGGCGGTCGAGATGCTTGAAGGCCACCCGGTGCTGTCGCCGGGCAACGGTATCGACGTGCCATTGCTGGCGATCCTGAGCGCCATGGACGAGGCCGGGATCGAAGCCGAAGTCGCCGCGCATGCTGCCGCCGGGTACAAAACCATCAAGGTCAAGATCGGCTGGGAACTCGAAGACGACCTGAAACGCACGGCATTCATTCAATCCTGCCTGCCGCCGGGCGTCACCATCCGTATCGACGGCAATCAGGGATATTCGAAAGAGGACGGCGTGGCGTTCGCTTCGCGCGTCGACCCGGCAAACGTCGAGCTGCTTGAACAGCCCTGCCACATGGACGACTGGGACGCCTCGGCGGCCATCGCCAGGGCGACCAATGTGCCGTTCATGCTCGATGAAAGTATATACGGTGAACGCGAAATCGAACGCGCGGCGAAACTTGGCGGTGTCAGCTACGTCAAACTGAAGCTGATGAAAGCCGGCAGTATCGACAATCTGATGGCGCAGTTGCAGATGATCCGCGATTTCGGCATGAAGCCGGTGCTGGGTAACGGTGTCGCCGCCGATCTCGGTTGCTGGATGGAGTGTTGTGTCGCACATCGGATGATCAATAATGCGGGTGAAATGAATGGCTTCCTGAAACCGGTCCATCCGCTGTTTTCCAAACCGTTACGCGTTGAAAACGGTGCTGTCCGGTTGCCGTCCGGCATGCCGGTATTCCGCGCGCACGAAGAAGCCGTTAAGGACAGTGCCATGCTGGGTCAGCTCTGA
- a CDS encoding methylaspartate mutase subunit E, giving the protein MAALPQLDADDIPFSDTRIPDDAFDAMRKKNLARWPTGAEIDLEEAAAYHRAMPKHKQLGWVMRQADAEGRCLTQPRGGFGTLELQKELMVCLDKEGHADIVPTTTDSYTRNEQWENAARGIEESKKAGRSMLNGYPMVNYGHKVTRQLIEAIDKPAIVLSGTSMPRLTCEIGFASGYSGYLGSGLAYTTSYTKELSIEQGIRNYQYLDRLAARYQELGVELHRRQPGFLTGTNIPPSIAILTCIIDALLAVGQGVKNYGLELGQTLHLVQDAAAIKMARELTQEYLTKLGHDDIFTPVTSLHWMGAWPYDDAQCEALVAYGGTLAAIGGAVSVTTKSSHEAFGIPTPAANAAGLRSTRMAIYLARHIRLDSMPEFKTECDMIAREVRPVMDKILEMGDGDIAIGTIRACEAGVMDIPWSPNNYMKSRVMPARDADGYLRIYDCGDMPMDKDVMDYHHERLRKRAERDNVAFDHELAVSSVYELSESLETLIPFPWAAE; this is encoded by the coding sequence ATGGCCGCTCTCCCGCAGCTTGACGCCGACGATATACCGTTTTCGGATACACGAATCCCCGACGATGCGTTCGACGCGATGCGTAAAAAGAACCTCGCCCGCTGGCCGACCGGCGCCGAGATCGATCTTGAAGAAGCCGCCGCCTATCACCGCGCCATGCCGAAGCACAAGCAGCTCGGCTGGGTCATGCGCCAGGCCGACGCCGAGGGGCGCTGCCTGACGCAACCGCGCGGCGGCTTCGGCACGCTGGAATTGCAGAAGGAACTGATGGTCTGCCTCGACAAGGAAGGCCACGCCGACATCGTGCCGACGACAACCGACAGCTATACCCGCAACGAACAATGGGAAAACGCCGCGCGCGGCATCGAGGAATCGAAAAAGGCCGGCCGTTCCATGCTCAACGGCTATCCGATGGTCAACTACGGCCACAAGGTCACGCGCCAACTGATCGAAGCCATCGACAAACCGGCCATCGTGCTTTCCGGCACATCGATGCCGCGGCTGACCTGCGAGATCGGTTTCGCCAGCGGCTATTCCGGGTATCTGGGATCGGGGCTGGCCTATACCACGTCGTATACCAAGGAACTCAGCATCGAGCAGGGCATCCGCAATTACCAGTACCTGGACCGTCTCGCGGCGCGCTATCAGGAACTGGGTGTCGAGTTGCACCGCCGTCAGCCGGGTTTCCTGACCGGGACCAATATTCCGCCGTCGATTGCGATCCTGACCTGCATCATCGATGCCCTGCTTGCCGTCGGCCAGGGCGTCAAGAACTACGGCCTCGAACTGGGACAGACTTTGCATCTGGTGCAGGATGCGGCAGCCATCAAAATGGCCCGCGAGTTAACGCAGGAATACCTGACCAAGCTCGGCCATGACGATATCTTCACGCCGGTCACATCGCTGCACTGGATGGGGGCGTGGCCTTATGACGATGCGCAGTGCGAGGCGCTGGTTGCCTATGGCGGCACGCTCGCGGCGATCGGCGGTGCGGTCAGCGTCACCACCAAATCGTCGCATGAAGCGTTCGGCATCCCGACGCCCGCCGCCAATGCCGCCGGCCTGCGCTCGACCCGGATGGCGATTTATCTGGCCCGCCATATCCGTCTTGATTCCATGCCGGAGTTCAAGACCGAGTGCGACATGATCGCCAGGGAAGTCCGCCCGGTAATGGACAAGATACTCGAGATGGGCGACGGTGACATCGCCATCGGCACCATCCGCGCCTGCGAAGCGGGGGTCATGGATATTCCCTGGTCGCCCAACAACTATATGAAAAGCCGCGTCATGCCGGCCCGCGACGCGGACGGGTATCTGCGCATCTACGATTGCGGCGACATGCCGATGGACAAGGATGTGATGGACTACCACCATGAAAGGCTGCGCAAACGCGCCGAACGCGACAACGTGGCTTTCGATCACGAGCTGGCGGTTTCCAGCGTCTACGAACTGTCGGAAAGCCTTGAGACCCTGATCCCGTTCCCGTGGGCCGCCGAATAA
- a CDS encoding succinate dehydrogenase, translating into MRTGAHRNHPHYWAFLLHRLSGLLLALFLPVHFYVLGLAIEGAATLDGFLSWSATPLAKLAETALVILLAAHLTGGLRLMALEFIGTRESSKIAVAIGTGIAVCTGLIFLLNGT; encoded by the coding sequence ATGAGGACCGGGGCACATCGCAATCATCCGCATTACTGGGCGTTCCTGCTGCATCGGCTTTCGGGGCTGTTGCTGGCGCTGTTTCTGCCCGTGCATTTCTATGTACTCGGCCTCGCCATCGAAGGCGCGGCAACGCTCGACGGGTTTCTGAGCTGGTCGGCGACGCCGCTTGCCAAGCTTGCCGAAACCGCACTGGTGATTCTTTTGGCGGCACATCTGACCGGCGGGCTCAGGCTCATGGCGCTGGAATTCATCGGCACCCGCGAAAGCTCGAAAATCGCCGTCGCCATCGGCACCGGCATTGCCGTCTGCACCGGCCTGATCTTTTTGCTCAATGGGACCTGA
- a CDS encoding IclR family transcriptional regulator, which yields MPDGTSLSHIVPPDMGSALGKGMAVLSAILTAKRPPSLNDIAEQTDLPRPTVFRVVRQLEETLLITRAPDGDKYLVGPNLMALATNAMSAFMHASPVRSILSGLVHDVGETCNLGVLERDSVVYIDRVECSWPLRLQIGIGSHVSLHATAIGKLLVAHMPTRSRRRVINSTPLERFTENTITDPKALEAEFKKIRREGFARNNEENTLGLIGIAVPVFDIRNRVVAGLSLHAPVARMPMQVAVSKLERFRDTARQIEQAMRDMLEPQTATGEAAE from the coding sequence ATGCCCGACGGCACATCGCTTTCACACATTGTTCCACCGGACATGGGTTCCGCCCTCGGCAAGGGGATGGCCGTCCTTTCGGCGATTCTGACAGCCAAAAGACCGCCCAGCCTCAACGACATCGCTGAGCAGACCGATCTGCCGCGGCCGACCGTGTTCCGGGTCGTCAGGCAGCTTGAGGAAACCCTGCTGATCACGCGCGCGCCGGATGGCGACAAATATCTGGTCGGCCCGAACCTGATGGCACTGGCGACCAATGCCATGTCGGCCTTCATGCACGCCTCGCCGGTGCGCTCGATCCTCAGCGGTCTCGTCCACGACGTCGGCGAAACCTGTAACCTCGGCGTGCTGGAACGCGACAGCGTCGTCTATATCGACCGGGTCGAATGTTCGTGGCCGCTCAGGCTGCAGATCGGCATCGGCTCGCACGTGTCGCTGCATGCCACCGCGATCGGCAAGCTTCTGGTCGCCCACATGCCGACGCGCAGCCGCCGCCGGGTCATCAACTCGACGCCGCTGGAACGCTTCACCGAGAACACCATCACCGATCCGAAAGCCCTTGAAGCGGAATTCAAGAAAATCCGCCGCGAAGGGTTTGCCCGCAACAACGAAGAAAACACCTTGGGCCTGATCGGCATCGCCGTGCCGGTCTTCGACATCCGAAACCGCGTCGTCGCCGGGCTGTCACTGCATGCGCCGGTGGCGCGGATGCCGATGCAGGTTGCCGTATCGAAGCTGGAACGCTTTCGCGACACCGCGCGGCAGATCGAGCAGGCCATGCGCGACATGCTTGAGCCGCAAACCGCAACCGGGGAGGCCGCCGAATGA
- a CDS encoding AzlC family ABC transporter permease — protein MGMRDAFGLPAFMVAASMLGYGAMVHSAGMSLPIAIVSTLGIWGLPGQVAFVEYILLGAPLVSMMIAVSLANMRFLPMSLSLVPMFRGSETGWRWRYLWVQFMSVNTWIGLLRRIPELSPDQRAPFFAGFSTNCMIAGVVGVSTGYLMAETLPFYVTVSLVFLNPIYFAFVFAAMRVRACLLAFAAGAVAGPLIYLLTPDWSLPISGIIAGSVGYYADRILKVRA, from the coding sequence ATGGGCATGCGCGATGCTTTCGGCCTGCCGGCGTTCATGGTCGCCGCCAGCATGCTCGGATATGGCGCCATGGTCCACTCGGCGGGCATGAGCTTGCCCATCGCCATCGTCTCCACCCTCGGTATCTGGGGCTTGCCGGGGCAGGTGGCGTTTGTCGAATACATTCTGCTCGGCGCGCCGCTGGTCTCGATGATGATAGCGGTGTCGCTGGCCAATATGCGGTTTTTGCCGATGAGCCTGTCGCTGGTGCCGATGTTCCGCGGTTCAGAGACCGGCTGGCGCTGGCGTTATCTGTGGGTGCAGTTCATGTCCGTGAACACCTGGATCGGATTGCTCAGGCGTATCCCGGAATTGAGCCCCGATCAGCGCGCGCCGTTCTTTGCCGGGTTTTCCACCAACTGCATGATCGCCGGAGTCGTCGGCGTTTCCACCGGCTACCTGATGGCCGAGACGCTGCCGTTTTATGTCACCGTATCGCTGGTGTTTCTGAATCCGATCTATTTCGCCTTCGTGTTCGCGGCGATGCGGGTGCGGGCCTGCCTGCTGGCGTTCGCCGCTGGGGCGGTGGCGGGGCCGCTGATCTATCTGCTGACGCCGGACTGGAGCCTGCCGATCTCCGGGATTATCGCCGGCAGTGTCGGGTATTATGCCGACCGGATTTTGAAGGTGCGCGCATGA
- a CDS encoding VOC family protein — MPRGIDHLVLCVNDLKKARAQYEKLGFTMTPEAQHPFGTGNTLAQLDGCFLEVLAVTKPEDITEAEGDNFSFAAFNRDFLQHGEGMSMLVLDSTDEVADRNDFKSKGLHVYAPFDFQRLAKLPDGSDQTVGFSLTFTADASLPDMGFFTCKQWRPDLFWKEEYQRHANGAACIDEVFIVAPDPVVPTAFLAAFADSLDIASGDGFAKVVTTRGKLGVYTPAAFDDKFPGAFPAKSLTKPSFTGFAIETADPGAAAALWSKNGFDVQGGGKKTWLGPCEGMGCVIAAV, encoded by the coding sequence ATGCCCCGAGGAATAGATCATCTCGTTTTATGCGTTAACGACCTGAAAAAGGCGCGTGCGCAATATGAAAAGCTCGGCTTCACCATGACCCCAGAAGCCCAGCACCCGTTCGGCACCGGCAACACGCTGGCCCAGCTCGACGGCTGTTTTCTGGAAGTGCTGGCGGTAACGAAGCCTGAAGACATCACCGAGGCTGAGGGCGATAATTTTTCGTTCGCCGCCTTCAACCGGGATTTCCTGCAACACGGCGAAGGCATGTCGATGCTGGTGCTCGACAGCACCGACGAGGTTGCCGACCGGAACGATTTCAAAAGCAAGGGCCTGCATGTCTATGCGCCGTTCGATTTTCAGCGCCTCGCAAAGCTGCCGGACGGCAGCGATCAAACGGTCGGCTTTTCACTGACATTCACCGCCGATGCGAGCCTGCCCGATATGGGGTTCTTCACCTGCAAGCAATGGCGCCCGGATCTGTTTTGGAAGGAAGAATATCAACGCCACGCCAACGGGGCGGCGTGCATCGACGAGGTGTTCATCGTCGCACCGGACCCTGTGGTGCCGACGGCGTTTCTCGCTGCTTTCGCGGATTCTCTCGACATCGCGAGCGGGGACGGCTTTGCGAAGGTCGTCACCACGCGCGGCAAATTGGGCGTCTATACCCCCGCCGCCTTCGATGACAAGTTCCCCGGTGCGTTTCCAGCAAAGTCACTCACCAAGCCCAGCTTTACCGGCTTCGCCATCGAAACCGCCGATCCCGGCGCGGCTGCCGCGCTATGGAGTAAGAACGGCTTCGACGTTCAGGGCGGCGGAAAAAAGACTTGGCTCGGCCCTTGCGAAGGGATGGGCTGCGTGATTGCGGCTGTATGA